CCTTCTTGGTCTCAGCCTTCTTCGGCTCGGCCTTCTTGGCCGCGGGCTTCTTCGCGGCCGACTTCTTCGCCGCGGGAGCAGCGGGCTCGGCGATCTTAGCGCCCGGCTTCGATTCCGCGGGCCTCGCCGGCGCCTGCCGCGGCGCCACGCGTCGGGCCCGGCGTGCCGTCGCCTCGTCCTCCTCCGAAACCTCGCCTTCCACGATGACCGTGATGTGGCAGGTCTTCTTCAAGATCGGAGTCGCGCGGCCCTGAGCACGCGGCAGGAACCGCTTCATCGTCGGTCCCGCCCCCGCCACCGCCATCTTCACGCGAAGCTCCTCGACGTTGATCTTCCCCTCCATCGCCACAGCGTTCGCCACGGCCGACTTCACGACCTTGCCGATCACCCGGGCGACGTGCTTCGGGGTGAAATCGAGAATCTCGGTGACCTGGTCCACGCGCTTTCCGCGGATCAGCTGCAGCACTTGATCCGCCTTCCGGGGCGTGACCCTCACGTATCGCGCGATCGCTTTCGCTTCCATTTCGTCCCTCGGGCGCGGCTTACTTCGGAGGACCGGAGCCGGGACCGCTGCCCGGTCCGGCCGCCGCGGCCGCGGCCGCGACCTTCTCCACGTGGGAGCCGTGCCCGCGGAAGATCCGCGTCGGCGCGAACTCGCCAAGCTTGTGTCCGACCATGTTCTCGGTGATGTAGACCGGGATGAACTTGTTCCCGTTGTGCACCGCGAGGGTGTGCCCGACAAACTCGGGCGAGATGGTCGACCGGCGCGCCCAGGTCTTGAGGACGCGGCGCTCGTTCATCCGGTTCATGCCCTCGAGCTTCTTCAGAAGCTTCGCGACGACGTACGGACCCTTCTTGACCGAACGGCTCATGTGGTCTGCTTGCTCCTCTACGTCTGCTTCCGCCGCCGGACGATCAGACGGTCGGAGAGCTTCCGCTTACGGGTCTTCTTTCCCTTGGCCAATTGGCCCCAAGGCGAGCACGGATGCCGTCCGCCCGAGGACTTTCCTTCACCGCCGCCCATCGGATGGTCGACGGGGTTCATCGCCACGCCGCGCACGCTGGGCCGGCGGCCCAGCCACCGCGACTTTCCGGCCTTTCCGATCACGATGTTCTGATGATCCTCGTTCCCGACCATCCCGATCGAGCAGATGCAGACCACCGGCACCTTGCGCATCTCGCCGGAGGGAAGCCGAAGCTGCGCGTAGTCGCCCTCGCGCGCCATCACCTGGCAGAACGTTCCGGCGCTGCGGCTCAGCTGCCCGCCCTTTCCG
The sequence above is a segment of the Candidatus Eisenbacteria bacterium genome. Coding sequences within it:
- a CDS encoding 50S ribosomal protein L22 — encoded protein: MEAKAIARYVRVTPRKADQVLQLIRGKRVDQVTEILDFTPKHVARVIGKVVKSAVANAVAMEGKINVEELRVKMAVAGAGPTMKRFLPRAQGRATPILKKTCHITVIVEGEVSEEDEATARRARRVAPRQAPARPAESKPGAKIAEPAAPAAKKSAAKKPAAKKAEPKKAETKKAEPKGRTAKKSKEAK
- the rpsS gene encoding 30S ribosomal protein S19; amino-acid sequence: MSRSVKKGPYVVAKLLKKLEGMNRMNERRVLKTWARRSTISPEFVGHTLAVHNGNKFIPVYITENMVGHKLGEFAPTRIFRGHGSHVEKVAAAAAAAGPGSGPGSGPPK